One Nomascus leucogenys isolate Asia chromosome 22a, Asia_NLE_v1, whole genome shotgun sequence DNA segment encodes these proteins:
- the LOC100587394 gene encoding olfactory receptor 4K15, with amino-acid sequence MLTSLTDLCFSPIQVAEIKSLPKSMNETNHSRVTEFVLLGLSSSRELQPFLFLIFSLLYLAILLGNFLIILTVTSDSRLHTPMYFLLANLSFIDVCVASFATPKMIADFLVECKTISFDACLAQIFFVHLFTGSEMVLLVSMAYDRYVAICKPLHYMTIMSRRVCVVLVLISWFVGFIHTTSQLAFTVNLPFCGPNKVDSFFCDLPLVTKLACIDTYVVSLLIVADSGFLSLSSFLLLVVSYTVILVTVGNRSSASMAKARSTLTAHITVVTLFFGPCIFIYVWPFSSYSVDKVLAVFYTIFTPILNPVIYTLRNKEVKAAMSKLKSRYLKPGQVSVVIRNVFI; translated from the coding sequence ATGCTCACTTCATTAACTGATCTCTGTTTCTCTCCTATTCAGGTAGCTGAAATTAAGTCCCTTCCAAAATCAATGAATGAGACAAATCATTCTCGGGTGACAGAATTTGTGTTGCTGGGACTGTCTAGTTCAAGGGAGCTCCAACCTTTcttgtttcttatattttcacTACTTTATCTAGCAATTCTGTTGGGCAACTTTCTCATCATCCTCACTGTGACCTCAGATTCCCGCCTTCACACCCCCATGTACTTTCTGCTTGCAAACCTGTCATTTATAGACGTATGTGTTGCCTCTTTTGCTACCCCTAAAATGATTGCAGACTTTCTGGTTGAGTGCAAGACTATTTCTTTTGATGCCTGCCTGGCCCagattttctttgttcatctctTCACTGGCAGTGAAATGGTGCTCCTAGTTTCCATGGCCTACGACCGTTATGTTGCTATATGCAAACCTCTCCACTACATGACAATCATGAGCCGCCGTGTATGCGTTGTGCTCGTCCTCATTTCCTGGTTTGTGGGCTTCATCCATACTACCAGCCAGTTGGCCTTCACTGTTAATCTGCCATTTTGTGGTCCTAATAAGGTAGATAGTTTTTTCTGTGACCTTCCTCTAGTGACAAAGTTAGCCTGCATAGACACTTATGTTGTCAGCTTACTAATAGTTGCAGATAGTGGCTTTCTttctctgagttcctttctccTCTTGGTTGTCTCCTACACTGTAATACTTGTTACAGTTGGGAATCGCTCCTCTGCAAGCATGGCGAAGGCCCGCTCCACATTGACTGCTCACATCACTGTGGTCACTTTATTCTTTGGACCGTGCATTTTCATCTATGTGTGGCCCTTCAGCAGTTACTCAGTTGACAAAGTCCTTGCTGTATTCTACACCATCTTCACGCCTATTTTAAACCCTGTAATCTACACTCTAAGAAACAAAGAAGTGAAGGCAGCTATGTCAAAACTGAAAAGTCGGTATCTGAAGCCTGGTCAGGTTTCTGTAGTCATAAGAAATGTTTTTATCTAG